A window of Bradyrhizobium sp. AZCC 1610 contains these coding sequences:
- a CDS encoding fumarylacetoacetate hydrolase family protein: protein MLQRNVTNWVRFRYRGKTGFGVLTPSGISVHDGSMFGSSKPSGQILALGDVEVLAPTEPTKIVALWNNFHALAAKLQQPEPAEPLYLLKATTSVTGPGAVIERPVSYDGKTTYEGELGIVIGKPCTNVSADEADDFIFGYTCVNDVTANDILNRDATFAQWARAKGFDGYGPFGPVITAGIDPASLVVRTILNGAERQNYPISDMIFSAQELVSKISHDMTLLPGDLIACGTSVGIGVMKEPVNTVTVAIDGIGELTNEFRQ from the coding sequence ATGCTGCAGCGTAACGTGACCAACTGGGTTCGCTTCCGTTACCGGGGTAAGACCGGCTTCGGCGTGCTCACGCCATCAGGTATATCAGTGCATGACGGCAGCATGTTCGGTAGCTCGAAGCCGAGCGGACAAATCCTGGCGCTCGGCGACGTCGAGGTGCTGGCGCCGACCGAGCCGACCAAGATCGTCGCGCTCTGGAACAATTTTCATGCGCTCGCCGCCAAGCTGCAACAGCCGGAGCCGGCCGAGCCCTTGTATCTCCTGAAGGCCACCACCAGCGTCACCGGGCCGGGCGCGGTAATCGAACGTCCCGTCTCCTATGACGGCAAGACCACCTATGAGGGCGAACTCGGCATCGTCATCGGAAAGCCCTGCACCAACGTTTCCGCAGACGAAGCCGACGACTTCATCTTCGGCTACACCTGCGTCAACGACGTCACCGCCAACGACATCCTCAACCGCGACGCCACTTTCGCCCAGTGGGCGCGCGCCAAGGGTTTTGACGGCTACGGGCCGTTCGGCCCCGTCATCACCGCAGGGATCGATCCGGCAAGCCTCGTGGTGCGCACGATCCTCAACGGCGCCGAACGCCAGAACTATCCCATATCAGACATGATCTTCAGCGCCCAAGAGCTCGTCAGCAAGATCTCGCACGACATGACGCTGCTGCCCGGCGATCTGATCGCCTGCGGCACATCGGTCGGCATCGGCGTCATGAAGGAGCCGGTCAACACGGTGACGGTCGCAATCGACGGCATCGGCGAGCTGACCAACGAGTTCAGGCAGTAG
- a CDS encoding 2-dehydropantoate 2-reductase, with the protein MKICIYGAGAIGGYIGVQLARAGVDVGLVARGAHLAAMRANGLKLLIGDEERVVHPRCTDNPAELGVQDFVIICLKAHSITGVLEQMQPLLGPQTRVVTAVNGIPYWYFYKHGGALEGSTLESIDPGGRQWRELTPQRAIGCIVYPATEIEAPGVIRHVYGDRFPLGEPSGEITEDVQRLSEVFTKAGMQAPVLDRIRDEIWLKLWGNVCLNPVSALTHATLDVICSDPPTRALSKAIMLEAQAIAESFGVKFRVDVERRIEGARKVGAHKTSMLQDLERSRPMEIDPLVTVVQEMGRLTRIPTPSLDAVLALVAQRAKIAGLYDGTVLPAPEAKIPAVA; encoded by the coding sequence ATGAAAATCTGTATCTACGGCGCCGGCGCGATCGGCGGCTATATCGGTGTGCAACTCGCGCGCGCGGGCGTCGATGTCGGCCTGGTGGCGCGCGGCGCGCATCTCGCGGCCATGCGCGCCAATGGGCTCAAGCTCCTGATCGGTGACGAAGAGCGCGTGGTGCATCCGCGCTGCACCGACAACCCGGCCGAACTCGGGGTGCAGGATTTCGTCATCATCTGCCTGAAGGCGCACTCGATCACCGGCGTGCTGGAGCAGATGCAGCCGCTGCTCGGGCCGCAGACTCGCGTCGTCACCGCCGTCAACGGCATCCCCTACTGGTACTTCTACAAGCATGGCGGCGCCCTTGAGGGCTCGACGCTGGAGAGCATCGATCCCGGCGGACGGCAGTGGCGCGAACTGACGCCGCAGCGCGCGATCGGCTGCATCGTCTACCCCGCCACCGAGATCGAGGCGCCCGGCGTGATTCGTCACGTCTATGGCGACCGCTTCCCGCTCGGCGAGCCCTCCGGCGAGATCACCGAGGACGTCCAGCGGCTTTCGGAAGTGTTCACCAAGGCCGGCATGCAGGCCCCCGTTCTCGACCGCATTCGCGACGAGATCTGGCTCAAGCTGTGGGGCAATGTCTGCCTCAACCCGGTCAGCGCGCTCACGCATGCCACCCTCGACGTGATCTGCTCCGATCCCCCCACCCGCGCGCTGTCGAAGGCGATCATGCTGGAGGCGCAGGCGATCGCCGAATCCTTCGGCGTCAAATTCCGCGTCGATGTCGAGCGGCGCATCGAGGGCGCGCGCAAGGTCGGCGCGCACAAGACCTCGATGCTGCAGGATCTCGAGCGCAGCCGTCCGATGGAAATCGATCCGCTGGTGACCGTGGTTCAGGAAATGGGACGGCTGACCAGGATACCGACGCCGTCGCTGGATGCGGTGCTGGCGCTGGTCGCGCAGCGCGCCAAGATCGCCGGCCTCTACGACGGAACCGTGCTTCCGGCGCCGGAAGCAAAAATTCCGGCGGTGGCGTGA
- a CDS encoding CBS domain-containing protein: MQVGDILRKKVARVATVRMNETVAIAAQLMRSSNISALVVKDVVRTEGNTAVGMFTERDVVRAIAEHGAAGVNMRVSQFISVQQLVSCTSTDTLEHVRHLMSKHHIRHVPVIDNYSLIGVISIRDIFNAFDDEATPFKLAASA; this comes from the coding sequence ATGCAAGTCGGAGATATTCTGCGCAAGAAAGTCGCCCGTGTCGCAACGGTTCGCATGAACGAGACCGTCGCCATTGCAGCGCAACTGATGCGCTCCAGCAATATCAGCGCGCTGGTCGTCAAGGATGTGGTCCGCACCGAGGGCAACACGGCGGTCGGCATGTTCACCGAACGTGACGTGGTGCGCGCCATCGCCGAGCACGGCGCGGCCGGGGTGAATATGCGCGTTTCGCAATTTATTTCAGTGCAACAGCTCGTCTCCTGCACATCGACGGATACGCTCGAGCATGTCCGTCACCTCATGAGCAAGCACCACATCCGCCACGTGCCTGTGATCGACAATTACAGCCTGATCGGCGTCATCAGCATTCGCGATATCTTCAACGCGTTCGACGACGAAGCAACGCCCTTCAAGCTGGCCGCGTCGGCTTGA